A stretch of the Flavobacterium sp. 5 genome encodes the following:
- the nirD gene encoding nitrite reductase small subunit NirD, which translates to MEELLNRYETVNLSAVKIWFKAGEIKDFPSNRGGCIKYKDKQIAIFNFERRNEWYACQNACPHKMEMVLSRGMTGSTDGIPKIACPMHKKTFSLVDGSNLNGDDLKIATYPVKIEGEEVFVGFLE; encoded by the coding sequence ATGGAAGAACTATTAAACCGATACGAAACCGTAAATTTAAGTGCAGTAAAAATCTGGTTCAAAGCAGGAGAAATTAAAGATTTTCCAAGCAACAGAGGTGGGTGCATTAAATACAAAGACAAACAAATTGCTATTTTTAACTTCGAAAGAAGAAACGAATGGTATGCTTGCCAAAATGCTTGTCCTCATAAAATGGAAATGGTGTTATCAAGAGGAATGACTGGTTCAACAGATGGAATTCCTAAAATTGCTTGTCCAATGCATAAAAAGACTTTTTCATTAGTAGATGGATCTAATTTAAATGGTGATGATTTAAAAATAGCCACTTACCCTGTAAAAATTGAAGGAGAAGAAGTATTCGTTGGGTTTTTAGAATAA
- a CDS encoding FAD-binding protein, whose translation MKQLFNLLRLLYRYFCILIKFIFSGLKKSIRFINSKKTLYIPFYSFIAFVLYIILLIQFSGDPTFNKTLENKRINDVTQLNSIQVNKIIKPKTLNEIIRAIKTTTGPISIGGGKYSQGGQTAFENSLHIDMRSFNKIVKLDRKNKQVTVQTGIRWRDLQKIIDPYDLSIKIMQTYSNFTVGGAISVNCHGRYIGHGPIISSVLGLKIITASGEIIKATPTVNQDIFNAAIGGYGGIGVIAEATLQLVDNEKVERSNQLLDAKDYNTYFNANIKNNKDVIFQNGDLYPPNYTQIRSVVWKKSTKELTDQEKLNAEDENYWLETNVEKIVSWGNSGKWIRENIIDPLFFIPEKVRWRNKEASYNVKELEPSSRDAETYVLEEYFIPVENIKSFIPKMRAIFQKHEVNVMNVSLRHALPDTKSYLSWANKEVFAFVIYYKQKTDDKAKEAVKQWTLEMTDAILSEKGTWYLPYQPHATLEQFKKGYPNSDKYFDLKNKLDPNQRFTNKLLDKYNPYSKNKLSVAKNEIKGYYRAEEQTILTVPEWYLVFNPKEYSDYLESGKNPSNFPFYKSIDEYWTLYDRSLKLTSKAYPENPEYKTMLQVIGVSITMEYGAKMIYENTIGKIFSLFSEEKISNEEKTIFQAQRAYSNFIYQTAWYEFKFLPWIKQVWNTSSSSNCSTIRKWERTLLFTCEFTFKAFYAQLIQWAAGSSYETPVNNIYLIVSNDGSIQENNNLKIIKKEGDKMIISITRWGVFTEELKKLSNQNITIYEISGNDEIAVSLIMDKSQTLTNRKTQLLYESQIVSNNKLKRSLYLLPVNELLSIIRESKKQNCTLEHLYDY comes from the coding sequence TCCTTATCCAATTTTCGGGAGACCCAACCTTCAACAAAACACTGGAGAACAAACGTATAAATGACGTAACCCAATTAAATTCAATTCAGGTCAATAAAATCATTAAGCCAAAAACACTTAATGAAATCATTCGTGCCATAAAAACCACAACAGGACCAATATCAATTGGTGGCGGAAAATACAGCCAAGGAGGGCAAACAGCTTTCGAAAACAGCTTGCATATCGACATGAGATCTTTTAATAAGATTGTAAAACTCGACAGAAAAAATAAACAAGTTACAGTTCAAACGGGTATTCGATGGAGGGATTTACAAAAGATAATAGACCCTTATGATTTGTCTATTAAAATAATGCAAACCTATTCCAATTTTACTGTTGGAGGCGCCATATCAGTAAATTGTCATGGACGATATATTGGTCACGGGCCAATTATATCCTCTGTTTTAGGTTTAAAAATAATTACAGCTTCAGGCGAAATTATAAAAGCCACACCTACAGTAAATCAAGATATATTCAACGCTGCTATTGGTGGCTATGGTGGAATTGGTGTCATCGCAGAAGCAACACTTCAATTAGTAGACAATGAAAAAGTAGAAAGATCCAATCAGCTTTTAGATGCCAAAGACTACAATACTTACTTTAACGCCAATATTAAAAACAACAAAGATGTTATTTTCCAAAACGGAGATTTGTACCCTCCCAATTATACTCAAATCAGAAGTGTAGTTTGGAAAAAATCAACCAAAGAATTAACAGATCAAGAAAAATTAAACGCCGAAGATGAAAATTATTGGTTAGAAACCAACGTAGAAAAAATTGTTTCTTGGGGCAATTCAGGAAAATGGATCCGAGAAAACATAATAGATCCGCTCTTTTTCATCCCCGAAAAAGTACGATGGAGAAACAAAGAAGCCAGTTATAATGTAAAAGAATTAGAACCCTCATCAAGAGACGCAGAAACCTATGTCTTAGAAGAATACTTCATACCTGTCGAAAACATAAAATCATTTATACCCAAAATGAGAGCTATTTTTCAAAAACATGAAGTAAATGTGATGAATGTTTCATTAAGACACGCCTTGCCCGATACCAAAAGCTACCTTTCATGGGCAAATAAAGAAGTGTTTGCTTTTGTAATTTACTACAAACAAAAAACAGATGATAAAGCGAAAGAAGCCGTAAAGCAATGGACACTAGAAATGACCGATGCCATCCTAAGCGAAAAAGGAACATGGTACCTTCCCTATCAACCCCACGCAACTTTAGAGCAGTTCAAAAAAGGTTATCCTAATTCTGATAAATACTTTGACTTAAAAAACAAATTAGATCCAAATCAAAGATTTACCAATAAGCTTTTAGACAAATACAATCCCTACAGCAAAAACAAACTCTCGGTTGCAAAAAATGAAATAAAAGGATATTACAGAGCCGAGGAACAAACAATACTTACTGTACCCGAATGGTATTTGGTATTCAACCCAAAAGAATACTCAGATTACCTCGAAAGCGGCAAGAACCCATCCAATTTTCCTTTCTACAAATCCATAGACGAATACTGGACACTTTATGACCGTTCCTTAAAATTAACATCAAAAGCCTATCCCGAAAACCCCGAATACAAAACCATGCTTCAAGTCATAGGAGTAAGCATAACCATGGAATATGGTGCCAAAATGATTTATGAAAACACAATCGGAAAAATCTTTTCGCTCTTTTCAGAAGAAAAAATATCAAACGAAGAAAAAACAATATTTCAAGCCCAAAGAGCCTACAGCAATTTCATTTATCAAACCGCTTGGTACGAATTCAAGTTTTTACCCTGGATAAAACAAGTCTGGAACACATCAAGCTCTTCCAATTGCAGTACAATTCGAAAATGGGAACGAACTTTACTCTTTACCTGCGAGTTTACATTCAAAGCCTTCTATGCACAACTCATACAATGGGCAGCCGGTTCAAGTTACGAAACACCAGTAAACAATATCTACTTAATTGTTTCAAACGATGGTTCAATACAAGAGAACAACAATCTCAAAATAATAAAGAAAGAAGGAGATAAAATGATCATTTCAATCACTCGATGGGGAGTATTTACAGAAGAATTAAAAAAACTGTCCAATCAAAATATAACCATCTACGAAATATCAGGCAACGACGAAATCGCAGTTTCACTAATAATGGATAAATCCCAAACACTAACAAATCGTAAAACACAACTATTATATGAGTCCCAAATAGTTTCAAACAATAAATTAAAGAGAAGTCTTTACCTCTTGCCCGTCAACGAACTACTATCAATCATCAGAGAATCCAAAAAACAAAACTGCACACTTGAGCACCTTTATGATTATTGA
- a CDS encoding DUF4202 domain-containing protein produces the protein MKTMPFLNASAWIDAENEADPNSEIYQEITYPKELLYSDRMYERLMTFQPTASEEVQIAAKAQHICRWKIARESYPMDRVGYLKWREDLKKFHAKTTADILQKAGYEDAFIDRVSFLIEKKLLKKDEETQLLEDVICLVFLEFYLDPFVHKHDEEKLKNIILKTWNKMSDKGHQEALKIEYTPENLQLIKNALGL, from the coding sequence ATGAAAACAATGCCTTTTTTAAACGCAAGTGCGTGGATTGATGCCGAAAACGAAGCCGATCCAAACAGTGAAATATATCAAGAAATAACCTATCCAAAGGAATTACTATATTCAGATAGAATGTACGAAAGGCTAATGACCTTTCAACCCACTGCTTCCGAAGAAGTGCAAATAGCGGCCAAAGCACAACACATTTGTCGTTGGAAAATAGCCCGAGAATCCTATCCAATGGATCGTGTAGGCTATTTAAAATGGCGAGAAGATCTAAAAAAATTCCACGCCAAAACCACAGCCGACATATTACAAAAAGCAGGTTATGAAGATGCTTTTATAGATCGTGTTTCTTTTTTGATTGAAAAAAAATTACTTAAAAAAGACGAAGAAACGCAACTTTTAGAAGATGTAATTTGTCTGGTTTTCTTAGAATTTTATTTGGATCCATTCGTTCACAAACACGATGAAGAAAAATTAAAAAATATTATTCTGAAAACCTGGAATAAAATGTCAGACAAAGGACACCAAGAAGCGCTAAAAATTGAATATACTCCAGAAAACCTTCAATTAATAAAAAACGCTTTAGGATTATAA
- a CDS encoding type IV pili methyl-accepting chemotaxis transducer N-terminal domain-containing protein yields the protein MKKKSKVSFDKISFKKLRRLYIFALITIAVTVLLSQLLIQYNLYSQLSDSRIINISGKQRMLSQKLTKEVLVLNFITDSLQEKEQINKISKTILLWKSNHNSLVNGSDRLGFPKEKILN from the coding sequence ATGAAAAAAAAATCCAAAGTATCTTTTGATAAAATTTCTTTTAAAAAATTAAGGCGATTATACATCTTCGCCTTAATTACTATTGCTGTAACAGTACTACTGAGTCAGCTGCTCATCCAATACAATCTCTACAGTCAACTCAGCGATTCCAGAATTATTAATATTTCGGGAAAGCAACGAATGCTTAGCCAAAAATTAACTAAAGAAGTTTTAGTTCTCAATTTCATAACTGATTCTTTGCAAGAAAAAGAGCAGATCAATAAGATTTCTAAAACCATTTTACTTTGGAAATCAAATCATAACTCATTAGTAAATGGCAGTGACCGCTTAGGATTTCCAAAAGAAAAAATCCTAAACTAA
- a CDS encoding response regulator transcription factor, producing MSDKIQVVLADDHVFVRDGIKSLLENEANITVIGEATDGLEALTAIDELKPDLLILDIRMPNLTGIEVVEQLRAKNNFVKIIMLSMHESEEYVLKSIQAGADGYLLKGSSKEEFLKAVHTVSNGGKYFSGDISSILIGQLTNPSLITEPKQSLGEEQVITKREKEILKLLLSGKGNKEIAEALDISKRTAEVHRFNLMKKLKVKNLMELSNKATEYALL from the coding sequence ATGAGTGATAAAATTCAAGTAGTTCTTGCAGACGACCACGTTTTTGTGAGAGATGGTATAAAATCATTATTAGAAAACGAAGCCAACATAACTGTTATAGGAGAAGCCACAGATGGTCTCGAAGCATTAACAGCAATAGATGAACTAAAACCAGATTTATTAATTCTTGACATCAGAATGCCCAACTTAACAGGTATCGAAGTTGTCGAACAATTAAGAGCAAAAAATAATTTTGTAAAAATTATAATGCTTTCTATGCATGAGTCCGAAGAATACGTATTGAAATCTATTCAAGCTGGAGCTGACGGATACTTACTAAAAGGATCAAGCAAAGAAGAATTTTTAAAAGCAGTTCATACGGTTTCTAATGGTGGAAAATATTTTAGTGGTGATATTTCATCAATTCTAATTGGACAATTAACTAATCCTTCGCTTATCACTGAGCCAAAACAATCATTAGGAGAAGAACAGGTAATTACCAAAAGAGAAAAAGAAATCTTAAAACTTTTACTTAGCGGAAAAGGCAACAAAGAAATAGCTGAAGCATTAGATATTAGTAAAAGGACTGCCGAAGTTCACCGATTCAATCTAATGAAAAAATTAAAAGTTAAAAACCTAATGGAGCTTTCCAATAAAGCAACAGAATACGCACTTTTATAG
- a CDS encoding ATP-binding protein: MNQIVSEYDTEALEKVTLQRKTEYILLVFTLFVLLLEFLFIFKPTTKKIELLISNLLSSERKALKLAQDTEIISEAKENSVKELKSLNYAMENTLLYCRIATDGTIIHIGEKFSKLLQYNPFNSETKFGEVLTPIEKEQLFIDRIVLQNNRRGWQGELNITTRNEQTLWLDLSMIPVTIKKDESELLIICFDITERKKAVQEVERLNTANIENKLNQQKVISSKIVENQENEQNRIAREIHDGIGQMLTGLKFSLESINLDDKEKAAIKIEYLKKLSLDIIKGVRTATFNLMPPELSDHGINSALSKLTLELSKLTGKNILFYNKTDFNARLDSLIEINIYRLTQEAINNAIKYADSTHIIVQLSHSATLLSIIVDDNGKGFDINTVEKKRNSESGMGMLFMKERIQYINGRVFFNSIPNEGTRITFNIPI; this comes from the coding sequence ATGAATCAAATCGTCAGTGAATATGATACTGAAGCATTAGAAAAAGTAACCCTGCAACGCAAAACAGAATACATTCTTCTTGTCTTTACACTATTCGTTTTACTATTAGAATTTTTGTTTATTTTCAAGCCCACCACCAAAAAAATTGAGTTACTTATTTCGAACCTGTTATCTTCAGAAAGGAAAGCATTAAAACTCGCTCAGGACACCGAAATAATTAGTGAAGCCAAAGAAAACTCAGTCAAAGAATTAAAATCGCTCAATTATGCGATGGAAAATACGTTACTCTATTGCCGAATTGCAACTGATGGTACCATTATTCATATTGGTGAAAAATTTTCAAAACTACTTCAATACAATCCTTTCAATTCCGAAACTAAATTCGGTGAAGTTCTAACTCCAATTGAAAAAGAACAACTTTTCATTGACAGAATCGTACTTCAAAACAACCGCAGAGGCTGGCAAGGCGAATTAAACATTACCACCCGAAACGAGCAAACTCTTTGGTTAGACTTATCCATGATTCCGGTAACCATAAAAAAAGATGAGTCCGAGCTTTTAATAATATGCTTTGACATAACCGAGCGTAAAAAAGCTGTTCAGGAAGTAGAGCGTTTGAATACCGCCAATATTGAAAACAAATTAAATCAGCAAAAAGTAATTTCGAGTAAAATTGTCGAAAATCAAGAAAACGAACAAAACAGAATTGCCAGAGAAATTCATGACGGAATAGGACAAATGCTAACTGGATTAAAATTCAGTCTTGAAAGTATCAATCTTGACGACAAAGAAAAAGCTGCCATAAAAATAGAATATTTAAAAAAATTATCTCTCGACATCATCAAAGGAGTTCGTACGGCTACTTTTAATTTAATGCCTCCTGAATTAAGTGATCACGGAATCAATTCTGCACTTTCTAAACTCACTTTAGAACTTTCTAAACTCACTGGAAAGAACATTTTATTTTATAACAAAACTGATTTCAACGCACGATTGGACTCTTTAATCGAAATAAATATTTATCGATTAACACAAGAAGCTATCAATAATGCCATCAAATATGCCGATTCTACACATATAATTGTGCAACTTTCACACAGCGCAACCCTTTTGAGTATCATCGTTGATGATAACGGAAAAGGATTTGACATTAATACAGTAGAGAAAAAGAGAAATAGTGAATCTGGAATGGGTATGCTCTTCATGAAAGAACGCATTCAATATATCAATGGTCGCGTTTTCTTTAATTCTATTCCAAACGAAGGAACGCGAATTACATTTAACATTCCTATTTAA
- the nirB gene encoding nitrite reductase large subunit NirB yields the protein MINVIVVGNGMVGYKFCEKFVSKSGQEKYQITVFGEESRRAYDRVHLSEYFAGKSADDLSLSTTEWYKENNILLNTSELIVNINTQNKTINTHLDKTYEYDYLVLATGSAAFVPPIQGVEKEGVFVYRTIEDLDAIMTYAKKIKANGATEAAVLGGGLLGLEAAKAVRDLELNAHVVEFAPRLMPRQLDQAASDMLQSKIEELNIGIHLNKATQYIDGEESIKGMMFANDELLKVDMLVISAGIKPRDELARVAGLEVGVRGGIVVNNQMLTSDPYIYAIGEAALYNGMIYGLVAPGYEMADVAAEQILKGDKTMRETIDMSTQLKLIGVEVASFGDPFIENENVTAIVYENKFSGIYKRINVTKDGKTLLGGILVGDSSDYNGLFQIYNNAMALPENPEDLILGSRGGETSSFGSASDLPDSAVICSCENVTKGAICCSLIDGTTSTFSDVVKLTKATSGCGGCKPMVVDIVKATQKSLGKEVKESICEHFNYTRQELFDIVKINKYSNFYDVIDHHGNGDGCEVCKPVVASVFSSLYNDTANKHVTTQDTNDRFLGNIQRNGTYSVVPRMAGGEITPEKLIVIGEVAKQFDLYTKITGAQRLDLFGAQLNDLPAIWKILIDNGFETGHAYGKSLRAVKSCVGNAWCRYGMDDSVGFAIELENRYKGIRAPHKIKGGVSACIRECAEARGKDFGLIAVEGGWNLYICGNGGANPKHAVLLAESIDKETVLKYMDRFLMYYIRTAGPLVRTSTWLEKLEGGLDYLKEVIIFDRIGICETLDSEMASLINSYECEWNQVIEKPRLMKRFTHFVNTDERDDNLEYIPLRDQKMPKSW from the coding sequence ATGATTAATGTAATAGTAGTCGGAAACGGCATGGTAGGTTATAAATTTTGCGAGAAGTTCGTTTCGAAATCTGGGCAAGAAAAGTATCAAATTACAGTATTTGGAGAAGAGTCAAGACGTGCTTATGACAGAGTTCACCTAAGTGAATACTTTGCAGGCAAAAGCGCCGATGATCTATCACTCTCAACCACAGAATGGTATAAAGAGAATAACATCTTACTAAATACATCTGAGTTAATTGTAAACATCAATACACAAAACAAAACTATAAATACGCACTTAGATAAAACGTATGAGTATGACTACTTAGTTTTAGCTACAGGTTCAGCTGCATTTGTCCCTCCAATTCAAGGAGTAGAGAAAGAAGGCGTTTTTGTATACAGAACCATAGAGGATCTGGATGCAATTATGACCTACGCAAAAAAAATAAAAGCCAACGGTGCTACAGAAGCTGCAGTACTTGGTGGTGGTTTATTAGGTCTTGAAGCTGCCAAAGCAGTACGTGATCTAGAATTAAATGCACATGTTGTAGAATTTGCTCCACGCCTAATGCCAAGACAATTGGATCAAGCAGCAAGTGACATGTTACAATCAAAAATTGAAGAGCTTAATATAGGTATTCACCTTAACAAAGCGACTCAATACATAGATGGTGAAGAAAGCATAAAGGGAATGATGTTTGCCAATGATGAATTGTTAAAGGTTGATATGTTGGTTATATCGGCAGGAATTAAACCTCGTGATGAGCTAGCTAGAGTTGCTGGACTTGAAGTTGGTGTGCGTGGTGGAATTGTTGTAAACAATCAAATGCTAACATCTGACCCTTATATATACGCAATTGGTGAAGCTGCCCTATACAACGGAATGATATATGGACTTGTAGCACCTGGTTACGAAATGGCCGATGTAGCTGCCGAACAAATCCTTAAAGGGGATAAAACGATGAGAGAAACCATCGATATGTCTACTCAATTGAAATTAATTGGAGTTGAAGTTGCGAGTTTTGGTGATCCTTTTATCGAAAATGAAAACGTTACTGCAATTGTTTATGAAAACAAATTCAGTGGTATCTATAAAAGAATCAATGTCACCAAAGATGGAAAAACACTTTTAGGAGGAATCCTAGTAGGAGATTCATCAGATTACAACGGATTATTCCAAATTTATAATAATGCAATGGCTTTGCCTGAAAACCCAGAAGATCTAATCTTGGGTTCAAGAGGAGGAGAAACTTCTTCTTTTGGAAGCGCAAGTGACTTACCAGATTCAGCAGTAATCTGTTCTTGTGAGAATGTTACCAAAGGCGCAATTTGTTGCTCCCTAATTGATGGAACGACAAGTACATTTAGCGATGTAGTAAAACTTACCAAAGCAACTTCTGGTTGTGGTGGTTGCAAACCAATGGTTGTAGACATTGTAAAAGCAACTCAAAAATCATTAGGAAAAGAAGTAAAAGAAAGTATTTGTGAGCATTTCAATTACACTAGACAAGAATTATTTGATATTGTAAAAATCAATAAATACTCAAATTTCTATGATGTAATTGATCATCACGGAAATGGAGACGGTTGCGAGGTTTGTAAACCAGTAGTAGCTTCAGTTTTCTCTAGTCTTTATAATGATACAGCTAACAAACACGTTACCACACAAGATACAAATGATAGGTTCTTAGGTAATATTCAAAGAAACGGAACGTATTCAGTTGTACCTAGAATGGCTGGTGGTGAAATCACTCCTGAAAAATTAATTGTTATTGGTGAAGTAGCTAAACAATTCGATTTATATACCAAAATAACAGGAGCGCAACGCCTTGACTTATTTGGTGCACAATTAAATGATTTACCAGCTATTTGGAAAATATTAATTGACAACGGTTTTGAAACGGGACATGCTTACGGAAAATCATTAAGAGCTGTAAAAAGCTGTGTTGGTAACGCTTGGTGTCGTTACGGTATGGATGATAGTGTTGGGTTTGCTATTGAATTAGAAAACCGTTACAAAGGAATTCGTGCTCCTCATAAGATCAAAGGAGGTGTTTCAGCTTGTATCAGAGAATGTGCTGAAGCAAGAGGAAAAGATTTTGGATTAATCGCCGTTGAAGGTGGCTGGAATCTTTACATCTGTGGAAACGGAGGTGCAAATCCTAAACACGCTGTTTTATTAGCAGAATCTATTGATAAAGAAACTGTACTTAAATACATGGACCGTTTCTTGATGTATTATATCAGAACTGCGGGACCTTTAGTTCGTACTTCAACTTGGTTGGAGAAACTGGAAGGTGGATTAGATTACTTAAAAGAAGTTATCATTTTTGACCGTATAGGAATTTGTGAAACACTAGACTCAGAAATGGCATCTTTAATAAACAGCTATGAATGTGAGTGGAATCAAGTAATAGAAAAACCAAGATTAATGAAGCGTTTTACTCACTTTGTTAATACAGACGAGAGAGACGATAATCTAGAATATATCCCTTTAAGAGACCAAAAAATGCCAAAATCTTGGTAA
- a CDS encoding nitrate/nitrite transporter has product MSTTNSLSLSHRILFLNTLAFTVCFACWTLNGVLVTFLVDNGIFKWDVVQVGWLLGIPILTGSVMRLPIGILTDKFGGKYVFSILLLLCSIPLFLLPLADSFFMFALLSFLFGMVGTSFAVGIGFTSIWYPKEWQGRALGIFGMGNAGAAITTFMAPSLLNEFSIDDPQNGWKMLPIIYGVALVVIGIIFLIFTKNKKMENQTKSVPQMLQSLKSTRVWRFGAYYFLVFGCFVAYSQWLLPNFMNVYQTSLVMGGMFATMFSLPSGVIRAFGGYLSDKFGARKVMYWVLGSSVILSALLMIPKMDITTSGPGVMATKKGIITAVSNTLVKVGEKEFPINLKINKPLENTIFPTRNSWQEVVVNQNQEVKKKELIAKGVTAIHFSANMWVYLILVILIGISWGIGKAAVYKHIPEYFPTEVGVVGGMVGMIGGLGGFFGPIIFGYLLTTTGIWSSSWIFILLLSAACLIWMHVTVTKIMNEKQPILSKEMDRKK; this is encoded by the coding sequence ATGTCAACAACAAACTCCCTTTCATTATCGCACCGAATTTTATTTCTAAATACTTTAGCTTTCACGGTGTGTTTCGCTTGCTGGACTCTTAATGGGGTTCTGGTTACTTTTTTAGTAGATAACGGAATCTTCAAATGGGATGTTGTCCAAGTAGGATGGCTTTTAGGAATTCCTATATTAACTGGATCAGTTATGCGTTTACCAATAGGAATATTAACTGATAAATTTGGTGGTAAGTATGTGTTTTCAATTTTGCTGCTTCTTTGCTCTATTCCTTTATTTCTTTTACCATTAGCAGATAGTTTTTTTATGTTTGCACTTTTAAGCTTTCTGTTTGGTATGGTGGGAACCAGCTTTGCAGTTGGTATTGGATTCACTTCTATTTGGTACCCAAAAGAATGGCAAGGCAGAGCTTTAGGAATTTTTGGAATGGGTAATGCTGGTGCTGCCATAACGACATTCATGGCTCCTTCTTTATTAAATGAATTCTCAATTGATGATCCACAAAACGGATGGAAAATGCTCCCAATTATATATGGAGTTGCATTAGTTGTAATTGGTATTATCTTTTTGATTTTTACAAAAAACAAAAAAATGGAAAACCAAACTAAGAGTGTTCCTCAAATGCTGCAATCTTTAAAAAGTACTAGAGTTTGGAGATTTGGAGCTTATTATTTCTTAGTATTTGGTTGTTTCGTTGCTTATTCTCAATGGTTGTTACCCAACTTTATGAATGTCTATCAAACGAGTTTGGTTATGGGTGGTATGTTTGCAACAATGTTCAGTTTACCATCAGGTGTTATTCGCGCATTTGGAGGTTATTTGTCAGATAAATTTGGAGCTCGTAAAGTAATGTATTGGGTACTGGGATCATCAGTAATTCTAAGTGCGCTATTAATGATTCCAAAAATGGATATTACCACTTCTGGACCAGGAGTTATGGCAACAAAAAAAGGAATCATCACTGCCGTTTCAAACACACTTGTGAAAGTTGGCGAAAAAGAATTTCCAATTAATTTAAAAATAAACAAACCTCTAGAAAATACAATATTTCCAACTCGTAATTCTTGGCAGGAAGTGGTTGTAAATCAAAATCAAGAAGTAAAGAAAAAAGAACTTATTGCTAAAGGTGTTACTGCTATTCACTTTAGTGCTAATATGTGGGTGTATCTAATCCTAGTAATTCTAATTGGAATTTCATGGGGAATTGGTAAAGCTGCAGTATACAAACATATCCCGGAATATTTCCCAACCGAAGTAGGTGTTGTAGGTGGTATGGTAGGAATGATTGGAGGTCTTGGAGGATTTTTTGGACCAATAATTTTCGGATATTTATTAACCACTACGGGAATTTGGTCTAGCTCATGGATTTTTATTTTACTCTTATCAGCAGCCTGTTTAATTTGGATGCATGTTACAGTAACCAAAATCATGAACGAAAAACAACCAATCTTATCAAAAGAAATGGATAGAAAAAAATAA